A region of Maridesulfovibrio sp. DNA encodes the following proteins:
- a CDS encoding DUF1538 family protein, which yields MKTSTWKALLSVGVTILTGVLRILRGWPVHYLIIGGYVVVMLMTLIAPEEIVGIAYDADGVTTSTVTVPLVTALGVGLASIIKGRSPLLDGFGLIAFASLLPMIFVMGYGLTVF from the coding sequence ATGAAGACGAGTACATGGAAAGCACTCCTCTCCGTAGGCGTGACGATATTAACCGGTGTTTTGCGTATACTACGCGGTTGGCCCGTACATTACCTGATCATAGGCGGCTATGTGGTTGTTATGCTTATGACCCTCATTGCTCCCGAAGAAATCGTAGGCATTGCTTACGACGCCGACGGTGTCACCACATCCACCGTCACTGTCCCCCTTGTGACAGCACTTGGAGTGGGACTGGCTTCAATCATCAAAGGACGCAGCCCTCTGCTTGACGGATTCGGGCTGATAGCCTTTGCCTCACTGCTACCTATGATTTTCGTAATGGGATACGGGTTGACCGTTTTTTAA
- a CDS encoding response regulator — MKNIRILLIDDEEGFSSVLAKRLSRRGVEVVTAADGAAGLLRLEIELFQVVILDMQMPGMNGLQVLKTIKNRHPNVEVILLTGNADMDSALASMNAGAFDFMLKPANTEILTHRIYDAAKSSNVCIHKTG, encoded by the coding sequence ATGAAAAATATTCGGATACTTCTCATAGATGATGAAGAAGGCTTTTCTTCGGTTCTGGCCAAAAGGCTGTCCCGCAGAGGTGTTGAAGTAGTCACAGCCGCAGACGGAGCTGCGGGGCTGCTCAGACTGGAGATAGAACTTTTTCAGGTAGTGATTCTGGATATGCAAATGCCCGGAATGAACGGATTGCAGGTTTTGAAGACCATAAAAAACCGTCATCCCAATGTGGAAGTTATCCTGCTGACCGGAAATGCGGATATGGATTCCGCACTTGCCTCCATGAACGCCGGAGCTTTTGACTTCATGCTCAAGCCGGCAAACACGGAAATCCTGACTCACAGGATTTACGATGCCGCCAAGAGCAGCAATGTATGCATTCATAAAACAGGCTGA